The following coding sequences are from one Culex quinquefasciatus strain JHB chromosome 1, VPISU_Cqui_1.0_pri_paternal, whole genome shotgun sequence window:
- the LOC6039494 gene encoding LOW QUALITY PROTEIN: ribonuclease H1 (The sequence of the model RefSeq protein was modified relative to this genomic sequence to represent the inferred CDS: deleted 1 base in 1 codon), translating to MTELEKYGIYNFHQDEDGFVYVYTDGSWEGNGTAAACAGLGVYFGEGHALNAVSGRATNNCGEFLAAALAIRLTKQQGIKRLTVNTDSKFLVNSINKWLPGWKRNAWKLSTGKPVKNQVDFEELDPLDQELAEKSIKIKWNHADAHCVILGNERADAGDAREGSAIFRRPKANR from the exons tataactTTCATCAGGACGAGGATGGTTTCGTGTACGTTTACACGGATGGTTCCTGGGAGGGTAATGGGACGGCGGCGGCCTGTGCCGGGCTGGGGGTATACTTTGGCGAGGGACACGCGCTGAACGCGGTCAGTGGACGAGCGACCAACAATTGTGGAGAGTTTCTGGCGGCTGCGCTAGCGATTCGATTGACCAAGCAGCAGGGCATCAAAAGACTGACCGTGAACACAGATTCCAAATTTTTGGTAAATTCCATCAACAAGTGGCTGCCCGGCTGGAAGCGGAACGCGTGGAAGCTGTCGACGGGGAAGCCCGTTAAGAACCAGGTCGACTTTGAGGAATTGGACCCGTTGGACCAGGAGTTGGCTGAAAAAAGCATCAAGATCAAGTGGAACCACGCCGACGCTCATTGTGTCATTTTGGGGAACGAACGGGCGGACGCGGGG GATGCCCGGGAAGGTTCGGCAATATTTCGCAGACCGAAAGCAAATCGTTGA
- the LOC119765628 gene encoding uncharacterized protein LOC119765628, giving the protein MFFRKCEMPSFVQGKFQHKSEPRPEQPDQLRHPATRVWRPKDSLQFPDLEEGGLATYRAAIVQNQHLKMNAAKQALENSKDLFPQLDPLDHPKCVIVQRLKRQKVRTDDRSATIDAILRTWARTRTGSDAAR; this is encoded by the exons atgttttttcgcaAATGTGAAATGCCATCCTTCGTACAAGGAAAATTTCAGCACAAATCCGAACCACGCCCGGAACAGCCTGACCAACTGCGGCATCCGGCAACCCGAGTATGGCGACCGAAAGATTCATTACAGTTTCCGGATCTGGAGGAAG GTGGCCTTGCAACGTACCGTGCAGCGATCGTCCAGAATCAACATCTCAAAATGAACGCGGCCAAGCAGGCGCTCGAAAACTCCAAGGATTTGTTCCCGCAGTTGGATCCGTTGGATCACCCAAAGTGCGTCATTGTGCAGAGATTAAAGCGGCAAAAAGTGAGGACCGATGACCGGTCCGCCACTATCGACGCGATTCTTAGGACCTGGGCACGGACCCGTACCGGAAGCGACGCCGCAAGGTGA